The following is a genomic window from Spirochaeta cellobiosiphila DSM 17781.
AAGGCACTGTTATCAGTAAAATAATTTGTGGCTTTGAATCAATGATTTGAGTCGCTATTTTTTTATAGGATGTTTCCTTAAAAGAATCAAAGTTTATGATATTGATGTCTATATCATCATAAATATCAAACCCTTTTATAAGCATATTAGAATAGGACAAATTGTTTATATTGCGAACAATAGTGAGATACTGATAATTTTGATCCTCTATATATTGTCCTAAAACTTCACCATAGCGGGAGGTTCCATTGGTCAATCTAAAAAAATTATCATCTTTATTAGAGAACTCATCTGAAGATATAACAGGAGAAATGACTAGTATATTATGTTCATCCATGTACTTTTCACTATAACTATAGGCTTCACTTGATGTCGCCAGTATGATTGTTTGACATCCCTTGTTATGGAGCTCTTCCATGGCTTCAATGGTTAAATCGACTTGACTTTGATTATCTGCGACTATTAAATTTACCTTATCCTTTCCCCGTGCATTTAATTCTTCTACCGCTAATATCGCTCCATTTTTATTTGGTATCATAATAGTCCCATACTTACCAGTTAAGCTTCCCAGGTAGCCAATGTTCAGAACTTCCTGTGAACAACTAGAAAGAGTTATTGTTAATACAAAATAAAATAAAAAAGACTTTTGTTGCATGATGATTTTAAGTCTATTATTATAAAATAGTTGATGCAAATATTTCATAGAAGTTTTAAAGGACATATCGTTTTAACCTATATTCTATTCTCCTTTATTACTGTGTTTTCTGCTTCTTTTCTATTCACTTTATTCAATCGCCTTTATACACAAAGAATCCATAACGAAATGTCTAGTGTTGCGGCAATAATAAGTCAGAATGTAGATAATTTCTTTGATAATCCTGAAGGGAATTTACAAGAAATAGAACAAAAAATTGACCTGTATCCCGATGGGGGAGCTATTCTGGATAATTATATAGGGAATATTCTCGAAATAATTCCTAGTTTTGAGAATATATTTT
Proteins encoded in this region:
- a CDS encoding ABC transporter substrate-binding protein; its protein translation is MQQKSFLFYFVLTITLSSCSQEVLNIGYLGSLTGKYGTIMIPNKNGAILAVEELNARGKDKVNLIVADNQSQVDLTIEAMEELHNKGCQTIILATSSEAYSYSEKYMDEHNILVISPVISSDEFSNKDDNFFRLTNGTSRYGEVLGQYIEDQNYQYLTIVRNINNLSYSNMLIKGFDIYDDIDINIINFDSFKETSYKKIATQIIDSKPQIILLITVPFDAAMICQQLYQHDIPILLSSFAVTQDLIQNGGRAVEDTVFFLEQAFEDDTDYLQFKDKYYNRFGSEATYQSLKSYDAVNILYSAYKSAKSPDIEAIKAELLEGKNLKGYISEYHFNQFGDYDSVLIPHTIKNGKIVKLD